The genomic stretch ccTTGTTTCCCTCACTTGTGTGTTCATGTAAGACATGAGGAGAAATAAGATGTCCTTTCCACTATGGTATCAGCTGAAGTGAGGTCAGTTTCTGAAGACAGTGGaacagctggatcagctgtcagTTTGCAGGTGATTTTTTGATGCCTTGGAGTTTGAATGTTCCATAATTTGAAGAAATGATTTAGTCATTTATATCCTTTAGGTAAAGTGGAGTATACGTACGTACAGGGATTTTCAGCTTCTAAGAAAATCCATTAAATGTGATAACTGCTAAAAGACAACAGACTCAACACCTCGCTCTGACTATAACAATATCCAAgccaagtcagttttatttgtatagcccaatatcacacaTCACTAATTTGCCTCAAGGAGCATTAtaatctgtacagcaatacagcATCCTATATCCTTGGAACCTGTATCCATGATAAAGGTTCAAATACGAAAATCTTTCTAATTGATGATGAAtgaacattgttttgttttttggtagTCAGACcacaaataaaatctaaacttGGAAGTGACAGTACACTGGAGCTGGTTctgtcataaaaataaaaatgcgtTGATTTAGGTGGCTGTGggtcaggaggtagagcagtcgccTACTAATCAGAAAATTGGCGGTTTGATCCCAggctcctccggtccacatgtTGATATGTCCCTGGGCAAGATACTTTACCCCAAATTACTCCCAATGGCTGTGCCGatggtgtgtgaatgattagtcttcctctgatgagcaggttggcaccctgtgtggtagtcTCTGTTATTCAGTGTGtcaatgggtgaatgtgacatgtagtgtaaaagcactttgagtgaaaagactagaaatgtgctatataagtacagtccatttgcCTTTAGTTTCAGTCCAAACAGATTTGACTTTGATAATAGACTTTGGCAAAGGATGGTGTGGTGTATCCTCCCCTAAGGGATCCCTCCTTAGAGCAGAAACAAGTGGACTGGGATGATGGCATGATGGTAGATTTCAGGGTCACCTGAAGACACATGAAATAAGGCAAATAACAAGCACCCAGGCTCTGTACCTTCAGCTCAGCACAACACTTTGttctctgcttttatttcaCTGCAGTGGGTCTGGAGGTGGAGATGGAGGAACTGACCAATAGGAGTCTTTCTGAAAGCAGAGACCCTTTGACTCCAGAGCCGCAGGATCCAGCACcacataaaaagaagaaaaagaagaaggcaCCTGCTATCGGTAGCAAATCTAGTATTGTACTGACTGTCACTCATAGTCTCTTTGACACCAAAGCTAGAGACTGAGATAAACCGGTGTTTGGGTGAACACTTGATGCAGGATCAAAGTTCCTCTTAACCAGCGCAAAGTTTCCCATAGTGATACTTCCTGCTTTGTTGTCAGTTCCATCTAACACATCTGGCTTAGTTGGCTGTTCTATCTAACACAGGGTCTTCATCTTGGTACCGCATTACCTGATTGGTTGGAGATGTGGGATAGCATGAACCTCCAAACCATTAAAGTGTCATTAtaagtaaaacaaatgaattagTATGTCCAACATGTTGTCCCACCACATCAGAAATAGTTATAtgaagaatgaaaaaggagCTTGAGACACTTCCACACGCCTGACTAATCACTGTGTGAAGTGGGTGTGAATGTCAGGCagagaaatgtacaaaaaattCAGCTCAACACTTCTGTCAAAGCATACTGACGTCGTATGCCTTTAACTCACCGCACTGCAGAgtgaccccccccccatgttttcctctctcactACTattaataaaggtgtctatgcccaaaacaatctttaaaaaaataagtaattagTAAGGAACTGATTTGATTCTGAAAGTGCATTTACAATTACTTGTAGATCTTATTAAAGTGACGAAGCTTTGTtgtattcatgttttgttctaTCAGATCAGGAAGCAGAGAATGCTGATGTACCAAATGGTGACATGGCCGAACCAACGATGGACGGAGAGGATATGACTGTTGCTGTGACCAGAAGGACGAAAAGGAAGAGGTGAGTACCTGTATTAAGTAGACTAATCATTTGAGCAATTTGCTTACAGGTCCGATTCCAATTGATTTCTTAAAAAGTTGCGAGGCTTACATGAgacatatataaaaaagaatgaTCAAAATTGAAGCAAGCAATCAGGGTCAATGGTCAGCATCTTAACCCCTAACCCACTGAAGCACTTCAGATGTTGACACATTTCACCAGATAGTAAACATTTTGTTCATGGGGGGAGTCATGTGACACCAGGACTCATTCACAACACTACAATCCATAAAATCATGCTGCTAGCGTGgttaaatattaatgttgttttggaaaatcctctgTCTTATATCACATGGCAGGAAGGTAAAGGCGACTGAGCACTACAGCAATGACCTGGGAGCAGAAGACGATGATATCATCACAGATGCCCAGTCGCCCATCCCCCAGCATTCCCTGTTCTCCGCCCCACACGGACACAGCCAGCCGGTTGGCAAGGTCTTTGTGGAGAGGAACCGTAAGTGTGAATTAGATTTTACTTGgtaacatatttcatatttgctTATTAGTTAGTTGTTTATTAGTTATTGTGTAACATTACAGCACACAACCACAAAAACAGTACGAATACGTTTCATAAAAGAGTCAATGTGAGGAAACATTATGACGTGATATAAACCTTTGATTATAATATacttatttatcattcttttccACAGTTTACTAGACTTTTTTCTCACTTCATATAATATAGTATTTTGTTCTTAAAGAAAGTGTTAGTTTTTGGCTTTAATCACTATATAATGTGATACACAACTTCCTTATATAGCCAATAAGGATTTGATTTACTTTACTTGGTCTTCAAATTTAGCAAAAATTACAGTTATTGAAATCAAATCTTATCAGTGTAAGAAATCCTTGAATCATAGAGTCGCTCTTTATACCCTCAatatcccagaatgcatttctGTTGGCAGCAGTAACCTCTGTATTATATAAGAAGCAGGGCTGCTGTCTATGTGGGTCACTGGTAGCTGACCTTAGCTGACCTGTCaaatcttttgtgtgtgtgtgtgtgtgtgtgtgcatgcatgcgtgtgtgcgtgcttgcgtgcgtgtgtatgtacGTGCGTGCAGGGCGGTTCCAGGGAGAGCGAGTTGAGCAGCTCCGACATTCAGAGCTGATGGATGATTACATGGACCACAGACAGATCTGGACCACCAGAGACATCGCGTTGAGGGTCCACAGTGGCTTCAGgtctgcagagacacacacacacacacacacaaacacaaacttgtTTCTATCAATTATAAGGACATTGCATTGATGTACATTAATTCCTTGCAGACTTCCCCTACCCAAACTTTACTCATAACCACTATGTCCTCTACCCCCTTTTATCCTAAACTTAACCTGAAACTAAGGTTTACCCAAGAATCTTGAAAGTTTTTGCCTGCATCTCAAGGTGATGCAAAATGCTGCGTTTAATATCTGAGTGGTATTGAATGGTCAAAACTTAGAGTCAGACGGCAACTTGCTGCCTGTGTTACATGTTGTCTGTTCTCCCTCTGCAGGGTGATTGGTCTGTTCTCTCACGGTTTTCTAGCCGGCTATGCAGTGTGGAACaccattgttgtgtatgtgttggcGGGTGAGCATATGACCACGCTACCCAACCTGCTGCAGCAGTACCACCTACTGGCCTACCCAGCTCAGTCTCTGCTCTACCTGCTGCTGGCCATCAGCACGGTGTCTGCATTCGACAGGTCagtggatctgtgtgtgtgtgtgtgtgtgtgtgtgcgtgtgtgcgtgcgtgcgtgcgtgcgtgtgtgtggttggtTGCTGTGTACCTATCAAGTAATTTAGTTTaacaatgcaacaaaaaatGTGATCTCACTTCCAGAGTGAACCTGGCTAAGGCCTCCATGGCCCTGAGAGGATTCCTCACCCTGGATCCTGCTGCTCTGGCCTCTGTCTGTAAGTGAAAGAGGACAAAGAgaagatggtgatgatgattatgaGTATGATGGGTGTCATACCATctcctttctctgtgttttcagtgtattttataGCCCTGATTCTGTCCCTTAGTCAGCAAATGACCAGTGATCGCATCAACCTCTATCCTACTGCCAACGAGACTCTGTGGTGAGAACTATTCTCTTCTATTTTTCTGTCATCTTCATTAATGTACTTTTCCTTTTAACTTGCTCATTCTTACACTGCATTTCTGTTACAAACCCTGCATCTGACTCAATGTGCTTTTTTCCAAGTTTCATGTTTTCCCCAGAAATGCAGTAACATTGGGCAAAACCAAAAAATTATATTCAACATTAGtctattcccccccccccccccccccccccaaaggtATTGAATAAGTGGGTGCATATCATGTATTGACTTCCCTCTAAGTTCCAGATTGTGTAAATGCCTTATAACCTGGATATATCTAAAAAATATGAGTGTGATAGTAACTGCAGTTCTTCACACTTGAATTGATTTACattccaaatatattaaaactaaGACAATTTCCCAAACTTcaaattaaaatcatttctcCTAAAATGGTAAATTCATTATCTACAATCAGTGTTTCTCTAATTTTACTCAACACTCAGTCTTCTTTACACatcaactttctttttcttgttcctaTTAGTTTATATTAATCAGTCTTTATTGTAATTCTGTTTACCTTCACCTCCTCCAGGCCTCCAGGTTCAGAGCAGCAGATCCTAAGGCCATGGATTGTAGTGAACCTAGTGGTGGCGCTGTTGGTGGGCCTGGCCTGGGCCGTTGTCTCTACACGGCCGGACATCGACTATACTGAAGGTAGGTGGAGATGTGATACTGTAGATTACTTTCAGGTTAACTCATGGTATTTCCATAGTAAATAATACCAGTAGAGGAAAGCCCActtaaattcagttaaatgatCAAAAGTAAATAGGTAAATAACTATTGCTGAGAAAAGCAATTTCATAGGTGTGTTTATATTGCAAACGCAATTTTTAAAAGCTGGATCAAAACCCTtaatacagatttttaaatcgGAAATAGGGAAAAATCTGACAGTAAACTGTTTGGGAaaagttatggaaaaaactTCAGAATTTGATggggaatgtgcaacagtgaaGAGTAACTGATCACAGCTTGTGCATTGCTGTATCAGTGTCATTCTTAATATGACCACAAGATGATGCCAAAGCAAGGAATTTCTTTAAAGGACGACTTCACTCGTGTTCAGTTTGATTCCTATGGATTAGGATCATGTTAATGATGTGTGCAAGTGAGAAATACTGTACACTGTAGGTATGCAGGTATtatacacgtgtgtgtgtgtgtgtgtgtgtgtgtgtgtgtgtgtgtgtgcgtgtgtgtgtgtgtgtgtgtgtgtgtgtgtgtgtgtgtgtgtgtgtgtgtgtttgtgtgtgtgtgcgtgtgtgtatgctttCCATAATTGTGTAATAATGTAAGGTTCTTGCTTTCCTTTGCAGAGTTTTTGATGACAATGGAAGTAGAGGGATACCCAAGAGGAGACGAGAACCTGGACATCCCTGCCTGAACAGCTGTAAACCTCTGCCTGTCTGTTTTCTGGTCAAATATTGATATGTTTCTGTTTCACTCTCAATATTCTTGTCatttaatgtatgtttttgtatgtgtcaTCTAGCACTTTATTTTACTGAGTGTGattttgtaaataaagaaatacagtacatgtacatTGGTGGCTGTCAGTTGTTTTTCCAGCTTTTGACCACAGGGTGGGGCTGTTGCTCTAAGAAACATGCAACTGAGGAGCATAAAGTATATGCTGGTGGTTAAGTGTCACTTGTAGCCCACATATAAGATCACATTGGTATGGAATTATTGCTGTAGATTCAGGTTCAGGTTGACCGTTATTCAATTCccacattttgtaaaaatctaTAATGAAAAATGGTGGCTTGTAATTGGCAGTAATCACTATTATTAAACCCAGAAAACTCTGCAATTATGCAGCCTATACTCAGTTTAcaaaagcttttacattttcttgCCACACTGTTGGCTTTTCTCTCTGCGCTGGAAggaatttgttttcatttctaattttgttgttgtaatgaACAGAAGAACATGGTAGTTTATAATGAGCAGTGATGgactcagaaaaaaagaaagtcattcTGTACCAAGTGAAAATCCTGATccagaagttgttttttctctttggaGTGGAGAGGCAGACGTTTTGATAGGCTAAGTTTACTTTCCAACAGCTCTTTAAAACCTTTCAGTGACTCTCAATGTGACAGCAGATATTAGCCAG from Scomber scombrus chromosome 13, fScoSco1.1, whole genome shotgun sequence encodes the following:
- the LOC133993134 gene encoding transmembrane protein 237A-like, with the protein product MPTVKNKKKKPKKEVSDEEEQGEVGLEVEMEELTNRSLSESRDPLTPEPQDPAPHKKKKKKKAPAIDQEAENADVPNGDMAEPTMDGEDMTVAVTRRTKRKRKVKATEHYSNDLGAEDDDIITDAQSPIPQHSLFSAPHGHSQPVGKVFVERNRRFQGERVEQLRHSELMDDYMDHRQIWTTRDIALRVHSGFRVIGLFSHGFLAGYAVWNTIVVYVLAGEHMTTLPNLLQQYHLLAYPAQSLLYLLLAISTVSAFDRVNLAKASMALRGFLTLDPAALASVLYFIALILSLSQQMTSDRINLYPTANETLWPPGSEQQILRPWIVVNLVVALLVGLAWAVVSTRPDIDYTEEFLMTMEVEGYPRGDENLDIPA